The Armatimonadota bacterium genome includes a region encoding these proteins:
- the nrdR gene encoding transcriptional repressor NrdR, with amino-acid sequence MRCPLCGHEESKVLDSRPMLDGRSIRRRRECLGCSRRFTTYERADPSPLMVVKRDGRREPFDRSKVLGGVIRACGKRPVSVEAMDALVEEVEREVRQSGSPEVATATIGDLVMERLRRIDDVAYVRFASEYRRFRDVDSIAEEIETLKERKRREDALRDQVPLISLTDTQTAR; translated from the coding sequence ATGCGCTGCCCGCTCTGCGGCCACGAAGAGAGCAAGGTCCTCGACTCCCGTCCCATGCTGGACGGGCGGTCCATACGCAGGCGGCGGGAGTGCCTGGGCTGCAGCAGAAGGTTCACCACCTACGAGCGGGCCGATCCTTCTCCCCTGATGGTCGTGAAGCGAGACGGGCGGCGCGAGCCCTTTGACAGGTCCAAGGTGCTGGGGGGCGTGATACGCGCCTGCGGGAAGAGGCCTGTTTCGGTAGAGGCGATGGATGCGCTGGTAGAAGAGGTGGAACGCGAGGTCCGCCAGTCCGGCAGCCCCGAGGTGGCGACGGCCACGATCGGAGACCTCGTAATGGAACGCCTTCGCAGGATTGATGACGTCGCCTATGTACGGTTTGCCTCTGAGTACCGCCGGTTCCGCGACGTGGACTCGATAGCGGAGGAGATAGAGACCCTCAAGGAGCGCAAGCGCCGGGAGGATGCGCTCCGCGACCAGGTTCCCCTTATCTCGCTGACCGACACACAAACCGCTCGATGA
- a CDS encoding ABC transporter permease, producing the protein MGTPGDSPFRSSISRPGLWGRTALAVFRREAAETLRDRRTLVAAVLLPVLTMPLVVLVMPVLAARQQEALRDRPVRVVLQGGDAGGLAALGSREGTFRLIAVPEPRAALLRGEIEAVLADQQPSGRGPRVVTVWYDESRPASRAAVQRIAGVAARLALRDLESAARRQGVDPAALVQVVIEPRNAASPERMGGALLAAALPFFLAVWLLLGGQYAALDVGVGERERGSLDALLTAPAPRSAVVAGKFLAVLAPAVMAVGLMLAAGVATLRFGSFLLTTTPVEVSLPAGTALELLLVATMLGGFLSACQLWVSLRARSLREAQQGFTALYLAVALPVMLIPLLGELSQPWVAFVPVVNAVVAFRGILVGATPASALAWTAGSLAVLTVPVLCLGTRAMEDPERRIR; encoded by the coding sequence ATGGGTACCCCCGGCGACTCGCCTTTCCGGTCTTCCATCAGCCGCCCTGGCCTTTGGGGGCGCACCGCCCTGGCCGTCTTTCGCAGGGAGGCAGCCGAGACGCTACGGGACCGCCGGACCCTGGTGGCCGCGGTGCTGCTCCCGGTACTGACCATGCCCCTGGTCGTGCTGGTAATGCCGGTCCTGGCAGCGCGCCAGCAGGAGGCCCTGCGCGACCGGCCGGTGCGCGTGGTCCTGCAAGGCGGGGATGCCGGTGGCCTGGCCGCTCTCGGCTCCAGGGAAGGGACCTTCCGCCTGATTGCGGTGCCCGAGCCCAGGGCAGCGCTGCTCCGGGGCGAGATCGAGGCGGTCCTGGCCGACCAGCAACCCTCTGGCCGCGGCCCCAGGGTCGTGACCGTGTGGTACGACGAGTCCAGGCCGGCCTCCCGTGCTGCGGTCCAGCGCATTGCCGGGGTGGCGGCCAGGCTCGCGCTGCGAGATCTGGAGTCCGCGGCGCGCAGGCAGGGCGTGGACCCGGCGGCCCTGGTGCAGGTGGTGATCGAACCCCGGAACGCGGCCTCGCCAGAGCGGATGGGAGGCGCGCTGCTGGCCGCTGCCCTGCCGTTCTTCCTGGCGGTGTGGCTGCTCCTGGGAGGGCAGTACGCCGCCCTCGACGTGGGCGTGGGCGAGCGGGAACGGGGCAGCCTGGACGCCCTGCTGACCGCGCCGGCGCCCCGATCGGCGGTCGTTGCCGGGAAGTTCCTGGCCGTGCTGGCACCCGCTGTGATGGCGGTGGGTCTCATGCTGGCCGCAGGCGTCGCCACGCTCCGGTTCGGCTCTTTCCTGCTCACAACCACCCCGGTCGAGGTCTCTCTGCCGGCCGGGACCGCGCTCGAGCTCCTGCTCGTGGCGACCATGCTGGGAGGGTTCCTGTCGGCCTGCCAGCTCTGGGTCAGCCTCCGGGCCCGGTCGCTGCGCGAGGCCCAGCAGGGATTCACCGCCCTCTACCTGGCGGTTGCCCTGCCCGTGATGCTGATTCCCCTCCTGGGGGAGTTGTCACAGCCGTGGGTGGCCTTCGTGCCTGTGGTGAACGCCGTGGTGGCCTTCAGGGGCATTCTGGTGGGCGCGACCCCTGCCTCTGCCCTGGCCTGGACCGCCGGCTCGCTGGCGGTGCTGACCGTGCCGGTCCTGTGCCTGGGGACCCGGGCGATGGAAGACCCTGAAAGACGGATTCGATGA
- a CDS encoding site-2 protease family protein, translated as MGYGGLPGASLQEPADLDARLDLARQHIEAVLPGAVAAEGRQPLYVLPTGSGLGGRFMVLRGRLAPLGLTPMLRTHSGRPTLVLVPTPPPGRWAWQTSLLLLLATVATTFYAGYLQSEVLVRTGFLNSAVAGGAAFSLSVLVILGAHEMGHKLVAMRRGIDASLPYFLPMAPPIGTMGAVIVTRTPAPNRDSLMDLGASGPIAGFLVAIPVLLYGVSRSFVVHPERLGAAVSIPDPLLIQAMIRLILDPPAGHVVLGHPALFAGWIGLVVTSINLLPAGMLDGGHAVRAALGPRAHALLSYAGVAIAVLMGFYPMAILIALLMRRGHVGPLDDLSPLSSSRRLIGAILIAVFVLSAVVFPPPF; from the coding sequence GTGGGATACGGCGGCCTGCCCGGGGCATCGCTGCAGGAACCGGCTGACCTCGACGCCAGGCTGGACCTTGCCAGGCAGCACATCGAGGCGGTTCTGCCCGGGGCGGTAGCAGCCGAAGGCCGGCAACCGCTTTACGTACTCCCAACAGGCAGTGGGCTGGGTGGGCGGTTCATGGTCCTCCGGGGGCGACTGGCGCCGCTGGGGCTGACGCCGATGCTGCGCACGCACTCCGGCCGCCCGACGCTCGTGCTCGTGCCCACTCCGCCGCCGGGCCGTTGGGCATGGCAGACGAGCCTGCTGCTCCTGCTCGCGACCGTTGCCACGACCTTCTACGCCGGCTACCTGCAATCGGAGGTGCTGGTTCGGACCGGCTTCCTGAACAGCGCGGTGGCAGGTGGGGCCGCGTTCTCGCTCTCAGTTCTGGTGATCCTGGGAGCCCACGAGATGGGTCACAAGCTCGTGGCCATGCGCCGCGGCATAGATGCCAGCCTGCCGTACTTCCTGCCGATGGCTCCCCCGATAGGCACAATGGGTGCCGTCATCGTGACGCGCACCCCGGCCCCCAATCGGGACAGCCTGATGGACCTCGGCGCCTCGGGCCCCATCGCCGGGTTCCTGGTTGCCATCCCGGTGCTGCTCTACGGGGTCAGCCGATCGTTCGTCGTGCATCCTGAGCGCCTTGGGGCAGCCGTCTCCATTCCTGATCCGCTGCTGATTCAAGCCATGATACGCCTGATCCTGGACCCGCCTGCTGGCCACGTCGTATTGGGGCATCCCGCGCTGTTCGCCGGGTGGATTGGATTGGTCGTAACCAGCATCAACCTGCTGCCGGCCGGGATGCTCGACGGAGGGCACGCCGTGCGGGCTGCGCTTGGCCCCCGCGCCCACGCCCTGCTTTCGTACGCGGGCGTGGCCATCGCAGTGCTGATGGGCTTCTACCCGATGGCAATCCTCATAGCGCTGCTGATGCGCCGGGGGCACGTGGGACCGCTGGACGACCTGTCCCCCCTGAGTTCCTCCCGCCGGCTGATCGGGGCGATCCTGATCGCCGTCTTCGTTCTGAGCGCCGTCGTCTTCCCGCCGCCCTTCTAG
- the ftsZ gene encoding cell division protein FtsZ, translated as MTKMERDLHRYAAIKVIGMGGGGNNAVNRMISAGLRGVEFITVNTDVQALALSSADKKIHIGAKTTKGLGAGGDPIVGRQAAEEGKEDLREALVGADMVFITAGMGGGTGTGGAPVVAEVARDLGALTVGVVTRPFGFEGKRRAATADEGVRTLKQKVNTLITIPNDRLLQIIDRQATVVDAFRTADDVLRQGVQGIADLITIPGLINLDFADVRTIMTEAGSALIGIGVASGEERATRAAQSAINSPLLETSMDGARGVLINVTGGLDLGLLEVSEAAQIVRDAADPDANIFFGAVIDEKARDEVRITVIATGFEAARRVEMFDAAQDDRVKEPVKLIDDLDIPAFLRRR; from the coding sequence ATGACCAAGATGGAGCGGGACCTTCATCGGTATGCGGCGATAAAGGTCATCGGGATGGGCGGCGGGGGCAACAACGCCGTCAACCGCATGATCTCCGCCGGGCTGCGCGGCGTGGAGTTCATAACGGTCAACACCGACGTCCAGGCGCTGGCCCTTTCTTCGGCCGACAAGAAGATCCACATCGGCGCGAAGACCACCAAGGGCTTGGGCGCCGGCGGTGACCCCATCGTGGGTCGCCAGGCCGCCGAGGAGGGCAAGGAGGATCTTCGCGAGGCCCTGGTCGGCGCGGACATGGTCTTCATCACCGCCGGCATGGGCGGCGGGACCGGTACCGGGGGCGCGCCGGTGGTTGCCGAGGTGGCACGCGATCTGGGCGCGCTGACCGTCGGCGTAGTAACGCGCCCGTTTGGGTTCGAAGGCAAGCGGCGCGCGGCCACCGCCGACGAAGGGGTGCGCACGCTCAAGCAAAAGGTCAACACCCTGATCACGATTCCCAACGACCGGCTCCTGCAGATCATTGACCGGCAGGCCACCGTGGTGGACGCGTTCCGCACCGCCGACGACGTGCTGCGCCAGGGCGTGCAGGGGATTGCCGATCTCATCACGATACCCGGGCTGATCAACCTAGACTTCGCCGATGTTCGGACCATCATGACCGAGGCCGGCAGCGCGCTCATCGGAATCGGTGTCGCCTCGGGTGAGGAACGGGCGACCCGCGCGGCACAGTCCGCGATCAACAGCCCGCTCCTGGAGACCTCGATGGACGGCGCGCGCGGGGTGCTCATCAACGTGACCGGTGGGCTCGACCTGGGCCTGCTCGAGGTGAGCGAGGCCGCCCAGATCGTGCGCGACGCGGCCGACCCGGATGCCAACATCTTCTTCGGAGCCGTGATTGACGAGAAAGCGCGCGACGAGGTGCGCATCACCGTGATCGCAACCGGATTCGAGGCTGCTCGCCGGGTCGAGATGTTCGACGCGGCGCAGGACGACCGGGTCAAGGAACCGGTCAAGCTGATTGACGACCTCGACATCCCGGCGTTCCTCCGCAGGCGCTAG
- the ftsA gene encoding cell division protein FtsA, with translation MARRGSVAGLDIGTTKVCAVVGEVDEDGDVHIVGAGSVPSSGMRRGVVVDLDSTARAIEEATDRAERMAGTSITSAFVAVSGEHITSSDSRGVVAVARGDHEIADADVTRVVDAARMAALPASDREIIHLLPRDFVVDGQDGVKRPVGMYGTRLEVEAHIVTGVATALANVAKCAQLAGVEVAEMVLEPLASAEAVLTPSERDIGVVLVDIGGGTTSIGVFANGGLCHVAILPVAGAHITSDIAVGMRTPMAEAEKLKVRWGAASPASVSEGEMIEVFNVGGREPRVIPRRILAEFIEPRLDEIFSLVQAQIRRSGYTHRVPAGVVVTGGTALLDGLIEHAEARLGLPARLGAPDQITGLVETVRSPAFSTGVGLALFGARGRTRAGAAHRNGTSSLWDRTRAWVRDLLQGG, from the coding sequence ATGGCGCGCCGAGGCTCGGTCGCAGGCCTGGACATAGGCACGACCAAGGTTTGTGCCGTTGTGGGCGAAGTGGACGAGGACGGCGATGTCCACATCGTCGGCGCCGGCAGCGTGCCTTCCTCAGGCATGCGCCGCGGGGTGGTCGTGGACCTTGACTCCACTGCCCGCGCGATCGAGGAGGCCACCGACCGCGCCGAGCGCATGGCCGGGACCAGCATTACCTCTGCCTTCGTGGCGGTCTCCGGCGAGCACATCACCTCGTCCGACAGCCGGGGCGTGGTGGCGGTGGCGCGCGGGGATCACGAGATCGCGGACGCGGACGTAACGCGGGTCGTGGACGCCGCCCGGATGGCGGCGCTGCCGGCCTCAGACCGCGAGATCATCCATCTCCTCCCGCGCGATTTCGTCGTTGATGGACAGGACGGCGTCAAGCGGCCGGTTGGAATGTACGGCACCCGCCTGGAGGTCGAGGCCCACATCGTTACGGGCGTTGCCACGGCACTGGCCAACGTGGCCAAGTGCGCGCAACTGGCAGGCGTGGAGGTCGCGGAGATGGTGTTGGAGCCGCTGGCTTCGGCAGAGGCCGTGCTCACGCCGTCGGAGCGCGACATAGGCGTGGTCCTGGTGGACATAGGCGGCGGCACCACGAGCATCGGGGTGTTCGCCAACGGCGGCCTGTGCCACGTGGCGATTCTCCCGGTGGCCGGCGCCCACATCACCAGCGACATAGCGGTGGGGATGCGGACTCCGATGGCCGAGGCGGAGAAACTGAAGGTCCGCTGGGGCGCGGCCTCGCCCGCCTCTGTGTCCGAGGGCGAGATGATCGAGGTATTCAACGTGGGAGGCCGCGAGCCCCGCGTGATCCCACGCCGGATACTGGCAGAGTTCATCGAGCCGCGTCTGGACGAGATCTTCTCGCTCGTTCAGGCCCAGATCCGTCGCAGCGGCTACACGCACCGGGTGCCGGCGGGCGTGGTGGTGACGGGTGGGACCGCCCTTCTCGATGGACTGATAGAGCACGCCGAGGCTCGGCTTGGGCTTCCTGCCCGCCTAGGCGCGCCCGACCAGATCACCGGTCTGGTGGAGACGGTTCGGAGCCCTGCATTCAGCACGGGGGTCGGGCTCGCGCTGTTCGGAGCGCGCGGCAGGACCAGGGCGGGCGCCGCCCACAGGAACGGCACGAGTTCCCTATGGGATCGGACCCGCGCGTGGGTTCGCGATCTGCTGCAGGGTGGGTGA
- a CDS encoding FtsQ-type POTRA domain-containing protein has protein sequence MDTTVDTTDPTTRPNAASLRETLPRFAMIMATLLALAAFPQSAFFTVERIEVRGAGMIPAAEVVELSGLKRAERLFAVDAAAALRRLRADPRIREAAVLVRPPRIVSIKITERRPMAALITGAGFAMVADDHVVVAITPDSGGLPEIEDRTRPDAEARPGHSAASEGVRAALEALDVVQARLAVDLKRIVVAKGPDLTLITRSGLEIRAGGLLGLSERLGQVPRVLDALRAKGLTPASLDLRYGGSVVVRPYGAGDGR, from the coding sequence GTGGATACGACCGTGGATACGACCGATCCCACAACGCGCCCCAACGCCGCGTCCCTCAGGGAGACCCTGCCGCGCTTCGCCATGATCATGGCCACGCTGCTCGCCCTGGCCGCCTTCCCGCAGTCGGCGTTCTTCACCGTTGAGCGCATCGAGGTGCGCGGGGCCGGGATGATCCCGGCGGCCGAGGTTGTCGAGCTCTCCGGCCTGAAGCGCGCCGAGCGCCTGTTCGCCGTGGACGCCGCTGCCGCGTTGCGGCGGCTTCGGGCCGATCCTCGCATCAGGGAGGCGGCGGTGCTTGTACGACCGCCCAGGATCGTTTCTATCAAGATTACCGAACGCCGTCCGATGGCTGCCCTGATCACGGGTGCCGGGTTCGCAATGGTGGCCGATGACCACGTGGTGGTGGCGATCACCCCTGACTCAGGCGGGCTGCCCGAGATCGAGGACCGCACCCGACCCGATGCAGAGGCCCGCCCCGGCCATTCAGCGGCTTCAGAGGGGGTGCGAGCAGCGCTAGAGGCGCTGGACGTGGTTCAGGCGCGCCTGGCAGTCGACCTGAAGCGCATCGTGGTCGCGAAGGGTCCGGACCTGACGCTCATCACCCGCTCAGGGCTGGAGATCCGGGCCGGGGGTCTGTTGGGGCTGTCGGAGCGGCTGGGTCAGGTCCCGCGGGTTCTCGATGCGCTGCGGGCGAAGGGCTTGACGCCCGCGTCGCTGGACCTCAGGTACGGAGGGTCCGTCGTGGTAAGACCGTACGGAGCAGGAGATGGACGATAG
- the murB gene encoding UDP-N-acetylmuramate dehydrogenase — protein sequence MKAPPTALSRLERRLREAVADVRRDEPTSRHVLFRIGGPADLMVIPRSIGELRAAASVLFEEGHRPVILGNGSNVLIGDRGIRGAVVKIGKGVGRVRIKGAKVIAEAGAGLPALALRTARKGLAGLEFAAGIPGSVGGAVVMNAGAYGHSMGEVFEAADVLTPDGPICLGPEAMGFGYRATAIQGRPWVVASVTLALRPDSPDLVQSRLEMWLERRGATQPLGRMSAGCFFRNPSGDHAGRLIEAVGGKGLAVGGARISEIHANYIVNEGGATAADVLALAAQVRARLQERLGITLELEVKLLGEF from the coding sequence GTGAAGGCCCCCCCGACCGCGCTGTCCCGCCTGGAACGGCGGTTGCGTGAGGCCGTCGCAGATGTGCGCCGCGACGAGCCGACCTCCAGGCACGTGCTGTTCCGCATCGGGGGTCCGGCGGACCTGATGGTGATCCCAAGGAGCATCGGTGAGTTGCGGGCGGCCGCATCCGTGCTGTTCGAAGAGGGCCACCGGCCCGTGATACTGGGCAACGGATCCAACGTGCTGATTGGGGACCGGGGGATTCGCGGGGCCGTAGTCAAGATCGGAAAGGGTGTGGGTCGCGTTCGCATCAAGGGTGCAAAGGTCATCGCAGAGGCCGGGGCCGGACTCCCGGCCCTGGCGCTGCGCACGGCGCGGAAGGGACTCGCCGGGCTTGAGTTCGCGGCCGGCATTCCGGGGTCGGTGGGCGGAGCGGTAGTGATGAACGCCGGTGCCTACGGCCACTCGATGGGTGAGGTCTTCGAGGCGGCAGACGTGCTGACCCCGGACGGTCCCATCTGCCTGGGACCCGAGGCGATGGGCTTTGGCTACAGGGCCACGGCCATCCAGGGACGACCCTGGGTGGTTGCTTCGGTGACGCTCGCGCTGCGCCCCGACTCCCCGGACCTGGTTCAGTCCCGCCTGGAGATGTGGCTGGAACGCCGGGGCGCGACGCAGCCGCTCGGCCGGATGAGCGCGGGCTGCTTCTTCCGCAATCCCTCCGGCGACCACGCGGGACGGCTCATAGAGGCGGTGGGCGGCAAAGGCCTGGCCGTCGGCGGCGCCCGCATCTCGGAGATCCACGCGAACTACATCGTCAACGAGGGAGGCGCCACCGCGGCCGACGTGCTGGCCCTGGCGGCGCAGGTGCGCGCCCGCCTGCAGGAACGCTTGGGAATCACACTGGAGTTGGAGGTCAAGCTGCTGGGCGAGTTCTGA
- a CDS encoding UDP-N-acetylmuramate--L-alanine ligase codes for MIQRSSRVHFVGIGGAGMSALAEVLLHRGVRVSGCDLRDSASLRRIGDLGGATFVGHSPDHLAEADVVVYSRAVPDENHEIGAARDLGLPVLHRAELLAKVMAFGRGVAVVGTHGKTTTAAMLTRVLARAGLDPTGIIGAGVEEYGGGARTGRGPWIVAEVDESDGSLLHVRPFAAVLTSLDATDHCDYYIAPGHLEQTFERFLGAVPQEGFIAVCLDHAGAIALARGLDRPFLTYGFDRAAAVRGEIRAIHGEETRTELWIEGRPSGEMVLRVPGRHNVSNALGAIAAAVTMGVPADAAMGALAGFRGVARRFAIRGEVGGVLVVDDYAHNPVKIDAVLRAAREGWPERRVIALFQPHRYSRTRTTHAKFGRAFDAADEVVVTEIYAAGEPSQPGVTAQLIVDAVAPHRPVHFRATTEAALDLVEQIASPGTIVLTLGAGDIGAAADALFRRLSVGAR; via the coding sequence GTGATCCAGCGCTCGTCGCGGGTACACTTCGTGGGGATAGGCGGCGCAGGCATGAGCGCGCTGGCCGAAGTGCTGCTGCACCGCGGAGTTCGCGTGTCGGGGTGCGATCTGCGCGACTCCGCCTCCCTCCGGCGGATCGGTGATCTCGGTGGGGCAACGTTCGTCGGCCACAGTCCTGATCATCTGGCCGAGGCGGACGTGGTGGTCTACTCGAGGGCGGTCCCGGACGAGAACCACGAGATCGGTGCCGCGCGAGATCTCGGCCTGCCGGTTCTTCATCGGGCCGAGCTCCTGGCCAAGGTGATGGCGTTCGGCCGCGGCGTGGCCGTGGTCGGGACGCACGGCAAGACGACCACGGCCGCGATGCTCACGCGCGTGCTGGCACGAGCAGGCCTGGACCCGACAGGTATAATCGGGGCCGGTGTCGAGGAATACGGCGGCGGTGCGCGTACCGGACGCGGACCCTGGATCGTAGCCGAGGTGGACGAGAGCGACGGTTCGCTCCTGCACGTGCGCCCGTTCGCAGCCGTGCTGACCAGTCTGGATGCCACCGACCACTGCGACTACTACATTGCACCCGGCCATCTCGAGCAGACGTTCGAGCGGTTCCTGGGCGCGGTTCCCCAGGAGGGCTTCATCGCAGTCTGCCTTGACCACGCCGGCGCGATCGCGCTTGCCCGCGGCCTCGACCGGCCTTTCCTGACCTACGGCTTTGACCGGGCCGCCGCGGTTCGGGGAGAGATTCGCGCGATTCACGGGGAGGAGACCCGGACCGAACTGTGGATCGAGGGCAGGCCGTCCGGCGAGATGGTGCTGCGCGTGCCCGGGCGGCACAACGTCAGCAACGCGCTGGGCGCAATAGCCGCCGCGGTAACGATGGGCGTGCCGGCCGATGCGGCCATGGGTGCGCTGGCCGGTTTTCGGGGCGTTGCCCGCCGCTTCGCGATCCGCGGCGAGGTCGGCGGCGTGCTCGTCGTGGACGACTACGCGCACAATCCGGTCAAGATAGACGCGGTGCTCCGCGCGGCGCGCGAGGGCTGGCCAGAGCGCCGGGTGATTGCTTTGTTCCAGCCGCACCGCTATTCGCGCACGCGCACCACCCACGCCAAGTTCGGCCGGGCGTTCGATGCCGCGGATGAGGTGGTGGTGACCGAGATCTACGCGGCGGGCGAGCCGTCGCAGCCGGGCGTGACTGCCCAGTTGATCGTGGACGCGGTAGCCCCACACCGGCCTGTGCACTTCCGGGCGACCACCGAGGCCGCCCTGGACCTGGTAGAGCAGATTGCCTCCCCGGGTACCATCGTGCTCACGCTGGGGGCAGGAGACATCGGTGCTGCGGCAGATGCCCTGTTTCGGCGGCTGTCGGTGGGTGCCCGGTGA
- the murG gene encoding undecaprenyldiphospho-muramoylpentapeptide beta-N-acetylglucosaminyltransferase, with amino-acid sequence MRIIITGGGTGGHLFPALAIAEALRGRRPEVEILFVGGDRIEARVVPAEGWPFARIRARGLPRRPGLAAASALATTAMGTLQALRLLRQWRPDAVVATGGYVCVPVGCAAALLGVPLGVQEQNLRPGLATRLIARWARWVSIPHPEAAARLKARRAEVTGIPLRRRAMEGDRERGLGRWGLDPGRLTLLVLGGSQGALSLNQAVCRLGDLLMFEPGLQILHQTGTEHGHWVRREIGHREHIGPPALRHVAVPFLDDIADAYACADLVLSRAGACTLAELTAWGLPSILVPYPSAAEGHQEDNAEVLVRAGAAVLVPDADLGGGALVAVVQALLADSGRRKRMADASRGLGRRDASGAVADLVLGLGTSGGTPGSETEVRA; translated from the coding sequence GTGAGAATCATTATCACTGGCGGCGGCACCGGCGGCCACCTGTTCCCGGCGCTGGCGATAGCCGAGGCGCTCCGGGGCCGGCGGCCCGAGGTGGAGATCCTCTTCGTAGGCGGCGACCGCATCGAGGCCCGCGTCGTGCCCGCGGAGGGCTGGCCGTTCGCGCGGATCCGCGCGCGGGGCCTGCCGCGGCGTCCGGGCCTGGCGGCCGCGTCCGCGCTGGCGACCACCGCGATGGGAACGCTCCAGGCGTTGCGGCTCCTGAGGCAGTGGCGGCCGGACGCGGTCGTTGCCACCGGCGGCTACGTGTGCGTGCCCGTCGGATGCGCGGCCGCGCTGCTGGGCGTGCCGCTGGGCGTGCAGGAGCAGAACCTGCGCCCGGGCCTGGCGACCCGCCTGATCGCACGCTGGGCCAGATGGGTCTCGATTCCCCATCCCGAGGCAGCCGCACGGTTGAAGGCGCGCCGCGCCGAGGTCACGGGCATCCCACTGCGGCGCCGCGCAATGGAGGGCGATCGGGAACGAGGCCTGGGCAGGTGGGGTCTTGACCCGGGCAGGCTCACCCTGCTCGTGCTGGGCGGTAGCCAGGGCGCCCTGAGCCTGAACCAGGCAGTCTGCAGGCTGGGCGATCTCCTCATGTTCGAGCCAGGGCTGCAGATCCTGCACCAGACCGGAACCGAGCACGGACACTGGGTCCGACGCGAGATCGGCCACCGCGAGCACATCGGTCCGCCCGCGCTGCGCCACGTCGCGGTGCCGTTTCTCGACGACATCGCCGACGCCTATGCCTGCGCCGATCTGGTCCTCAGCCGGGCCGGCGCCTGCACGCTGGCCGAGCTGACCGCGTGGGGGCTGCCCTCGATCCTGGTTCCGTATCCCAGTGCCGCGGAAGGACACCAGGAGGACAATGCCGAGGTCCTGGTGCGCGCCGGCGCTGCTGTCCTGGTGCCGGACGCCGACCTCGGCGGAGGGGCGCTGGTCGCGGTGGTGCAGGCGCTCCTGGCCGATTCGGGCCGGCGCAAGCGCATGGCGGATGCCAGCCGGGGGCTGGGGCGCCGGGACGCGTCCGGCGCAGTAGCCGACCTGGTGCTCGGTCTCGGCACCTCTGGCGGCACGCCTGGCAGCGAGACGGAGGTCCGCGCGTGA